The following are encoded together in the Cicer arietinum cultivar CDC Frontier isolate Library 1 chromosome 2, Cicar.CDCFrontier_v2.0, whole genome shotgun sequence genome:
- the LOC101492393 gene encoding alpha-soluble NSF attachment protein 2-like: MGDQLARAEDFENKAEKKLSGWGMFGSKFEDAAELFDKSANSYKLAKSWDKAGSTYIKLANCNLKLESKHEAAQAYVDASHCYKKISINEAITCLDNAVNIFCEIGRISMAARYLKEIAELCESEQNIEKALVYYEKSADFYESEEVTTSANQCKQKVAQYSAQLEQYQKSIEIYEEIARQSLSNNLLKYGVKGHLLNAGICQLCKGDIVAITNALEKYQDLDPTFSGTREYRLLADVAAAVDEEDVGKFTEAVKEFDSMTPLDSWKTTLFLRVKEKLKAKELEEDDLT, translated from the exons ATGGGAGATCAATTAGCGAGGGCAGAAGATTTTGAGAATAAGGCTGAGAAAAAGCTGAGTGGTTGGGGCATGTTTGGTTCCAAATTTGAAGATGCTGCTGAGCTCTTTGATAAATCTGCTAATTCATACAAGCTCGCCAAATCAT GGGACAAAGCAGGATCCACCTACATTAAGTTGGCAAATTGCAATTTGAAG TTGGAAAGCAAACATGAAGCCGCCCAAGCTTATGTTGATGCTTCACATTGCTATAAAAAAATCAGTATAAATG AGGCGATAACTTGCTTAGACAATGCTGTAAATATTTTCTGTGAAATTGGAAGAATTTCTATGGCTGCTAGATATTTGAAG GAAATTGCTGAATTATGTGAGTCTGAACAGAATATTGAGAAGGCCCTTGTTTACTATGAAAAATCAGCTGATTTTTATGAAAGTGAGGAAGTGACAACATCTGCAAACCAGTGCAAGCAAAAAGTTGCTCAATATTCTGCTCAACTAGAACA ATATCAGAAATCAATTGAAATTTATGAAGAGATAGCTCGCCAGTCTCTTAGCAATAATTTGTTGAAGTATGGAGTTAAAGGACATCTTCTTAATGCTGGCATTTGCCAGCTTTGTAAAGGGGATATTGTTGCTATTACCAATGCATTAGAGAAATATCAG GATTTGGATCCAACATTTTCAGGAACACGTGAATATAGACTTTTGGCG GATGTTGCTGCAGCAGTTGATGAAGAAGATGTTGGAAAGTTTACAGAAGCTGTCAAGGAATTTGATAGCATGACTCCTTTG GATTCTTGgaaaacaacactttttctTAGGGTGAAGGAAAAACTGAAAGCCAAAGAACTTGAGGAGGATGATCTTACTTAA